The sequence CGGCGCTCCTGGTTCCGGGGGCGGTTTCGGCTCAGAGCGGAGCCTTCCGCGCGGGCGTCCTCGTCCCGATGGAGCGCGTCAAGGCCACTCTTGCGAAGACGGTCGACAATACCGCGGCCAACACCCTGGTTCCCCCACCGCGGCGCGGGACGCTGGTCATGGACGAGGGTGCCGCCGATACGTGGGGGAGCGGGGTGGGTGCATTCCTCGGCTATCGGGCGCCGCTGGGCGGGAGCGGGTTCCACATGGGCGCGCGCGTGGACGCCGCGCTCCATTTTGCCGCCGTGGACGGGCAGCTGACCGGGGTTGGGGATTCGCCGGGACGCAATCAGCTTGGCGAGAGCTGGCCGGATCAGTGGACGTTCGAGCGGAAGAGAAGCTTCGGCCTGACCATGGAGATCGGCGGCAGTCCGGGCGCATTGGCGTCGATGGATGCGACGCTGTTTCTGCTTGGGGGCATCCGCCTCGCACAGGTCGAGCTGACGAATCGCTTCAACGGCTGCATGCTGCCGGCCGGCTGCGGGCCCTCGGATTTCGTTTCGGGAACCGATGCGCGCGACCTGAACCACCAGGCCTTCACCTTCGGCTTCGGCTTGGAGAAGGGGTTGGGAGACGGGCTCGCGCTGCGCGTCGAAGCCAGCCACACGCCCTACTGCAACGAGCAGTGGACCGCGCAATTCACCGAGGTGGGCGTTACGGTCCCGACCGTTCTGGACGCGGGGGAAACGGGTCTGAAGGTGGGCGTTGTGTGGAGGGGGAGCTGAGGCCGGAGGACGGCTTCTCCCGCTTCTCGCTCATTCCCGGTCCTCCTTCCAGCGTGATCCAGGTTGGGAGCGCAGCAGCCGTAACACCAGGTCGGCAGTGCGCGCCGAGCCGCCGCGGTGTTCCTCGATGACGCGCTGGCCGCTTCGAGCCATGCGGCGGCGGTCGTCCGGATCATCCAGGAGGCGGGTCGCGGCGGCCATGGGGGTGTCCGTCACGGTAATGCCGCCGCCCGCCGCCAGAGCCGAAACCACGTCGGTGAAGTTCTCGTGGTGCGGGCCGATGATGGTCGCGCACCCGGCGGCGACCGCGGGAATGGGATCCGACCCGCCCATGGGTGCGAAGCTTCGGCCCACGATGGCGACATCCGCGAGCGCGTACGCCAGCTCAAGTTCGCCCATGGTGTCGAGGAGGAAGAGGTCGGTGGGGCCGCTCCGGGCGCGGCTTCGGCGGCGGATCGCGGGGTGGAGGGCGGCGACGGCGTCGAACCGCTCCGGCTTTCGGGGCACCAGGAGCAGTTGGGCGGCGGGGGGGCGGGTGGCGATCAGCTCCTTCTCTTCGCCCGGCCCGGTCGATCCGGCGACGATGAGGGGCCGGGTGCGGTCGAGGCCGAGGGCGGTGGCGAGCGCCTCGGCTGCGGCGGGGTCGGGGTCGGAGGGGCGGCTGCCCGGGGGCGGGCGGCTCGAGGTGTCCCATTTCATCGTATCGGTGACCCGCACCCGGTCGCGGGGGACACCCAGGTCGATGAAGCGGTCGGCGTACCCTTCGTTCTGGGCGGCCACGGCCGCGAGCTGGCGGAAGACGGGCTGCAGCCACGCCCGCGCGCGCCGGTAGCCGCGGTAACTGGACGGGCTCAGCCGGCCGTTCACCACGCAGACGGGAATGCCCCGCCTCGTGCACTCGGTCACGAAGTTGGGCCACACCTCCAGCTCGGCGAGGGCCACCACGTCCGGGCGCACGGCGTCCAGGAAGCGGCGCACCATCCAGGAGAGGTCGAGGGGATAACGGACCACCGCGTGTCGGCTCCTGTAAAGTACACGCGCGCGCGCGACCCCGGTGTCGGTGGTGCTGCTCACGACCACCCGCGTACGCGCCGCCAGCAGGCCGACGAGCTGCCGCATCGCGGCAACCTCACCTACGCTGACGCCGTGGACCAGCACGGTGGGGCGGCGGCGAGCAGGAGCACCGCTCACCTCGCCCGCCGCGTGACCGGCGGATCGGTCCACCGAGTCCGCAGGCCCTGGGGGTGCGCCGTCCTTCGGCGAAGAGGGCACGTCGAGCACCCCCACATGTCCGAAGCGCCCCCGCCAGTCGGTCCTCCGCTTCCCGGTGGCGAGCAGGCGAGCTGCAACCACGGGGCTGGCCAGCAGCGCGGCCATCAGGTAGAAGAGGTCGTAGCGGAGCATCTCGTTCAGGTCCCGCGCGTGTCCCCAAGGGTTATCATTCGCCCATCGTCTTCGTTCGACCTCGCCATCATTCGCCTGACGCGAATCTTCACCATCGGGCAGTTCGGCGGTAGTCCTGCCTCCGGCCATGCCGATCAAGAGAGCATCGCAACGCCCCGTGCCAACCTCGCTGTTCGCGCTTCCCGACGCCCCCCGGGCCATCCTTCTCGTGCGCCTCAGCGCGCGCGGTGACGTGCTGCTGGCATCGCCCGTAGTCCAGGCTCTGAGGCGCCGCTATCCGAAGGCGCACATCGCGTGGGCGGTGGAATCCCACGCCCGCAGCATGATCGAACATCACGAGGATCTCGACGAAATCATCGTCTGGGACCGCGCCGCGTGGAAGAGCATGATCCGGGCCGGACGCTGGGGGGCGCTCTGGCGTGCGTTTCGGGAACTTCGCGCGAGGCTTCGGGCGCCCGGATTCGATATCGCTCTCGATCTGCAGGGGCTCCTGCGCAGCGGATGGGTGGCGTGGCTCTCGGGCGCCCGCGTGCGCATCGGGCTGGGCTCGAAGGAGGGCAGCTGGATGCTGATGACCGGCACCGTCCCCCGCCACGGCACGGCCCCCGGGAGCACCAGCCTGCAGTACCCCTACTTCGCGGACGCCCTCGGGCTCCCAGACGACGCGCTGGCGCTGCACCTGGTCCTCAGCGACGGGGAGGAGGACTTCGCGGCACGCTTCATCGCCGACCATGGTCTGGAGGGAGGCTACGCGGCGCTCGCCCCCTTCACCACCCGGCCCCAGAAGCACTGGTTCGAGGACCGCTGGGGCGAGATCGCCGGGCGAATCCGTGCGGAATTGGGCCTGCCCGTGGTCATTCTGGGCGGACCTGCGGATCGCGAAGCCGCGCGGCGCATCGCCGCCGCCGGTGTGGAGCCCAAGGGACCGGGTCGAGCCAGCGGCGTACCGGAGGATAGGCGGGCGGGAGACGAGACCACGGGCTCCGGCTCGCCTCCCCTGATCATCGACCTGACCGGCCGCACGCGCCTCGGCGAAGCGGCGGCCGTGGTGAGGCACGCCGGGCTCTTCCTCGGCGTGGACACCTGCCTTTCGCACGTCTCGGTCGCGTTCCGCCGGCCCTCCGTCCTCCTCTTCGGATCCAACATCCCCTATCGCGAAGCACCGCACGCGCGGGCCCGCATCGCGCTGGAGCTCCAGCCCTGCGCGCCCTGCGGCAACCGGCCAACCTGCGACGGCGCCTTCTGGTGCATGCAGGCGCTCGAAGTGGACGAGGTGTTCGACCTGGCGAGAACGGTGGCCCAACAGCGCTGATCCACCGCTCCGGCGGCACGCGCGGACCGCGCGCGGCCCGGGCGTCGCGCGTCATCGACATCCGCGAAGCGACCCCCAGGGAGCCCCTTTCGCGCCGGGCGCTCTCCTGCATCTATTAGGTGTCCGACGGCGTCGCCCCGGCGTCCTTCCCTCCCGACCCCAGCACCGAGCCGCCCTTGTCCTTCGTCCATCTCCACTGCCACTCGGAGTTCTCGCTTCTCGACGGCGCCAACCGCATCACCGACCTCGTCCGCAAGGCGAAGGAATTCGAGATGCCCGCGCTGGCCCTCACCGACCACGGGTGCCTTTTCGGCGCCTGGACCTTCCGCAAGGCGGCGGAGAAGGAGGGCGTCCGGCCTATCATCGGCATGGAGGCGTACGTGGCTCCCGGCGACCGGCGCCACAAGGAGCCGATGCGCGTGGGCGGGCGCGAGATCAGGAAGCCGTACTACCACCTCGTGTTGCTCGCCCGCGACCGCGAGGGCTACCAGAACCTGATCAAGCTCTCCTCCATCGGGTACCTGGAGGGCTTCTACTACAAGCCGCGCATAGACCGCGAGGTGATCGCGCGCCATTCGGCCGGGCTGATCTGCACCTCCGCGTGCATGGCGGGGGAGGTGGCGCGCCGGCTGGCCGAAGACGACCGGGAGGCGGCGCGCGAGGCGGCGGAGTGGCACGCCAACGTCTTCGGGGACCGGTACTTCCTGGAGGTGCAGGGGCACGACACCCCGGGCCAGGACACGGTGAACGAGAAGGTGTTCCGGCTCGCCGGGGAAACCGGGCTGCCGGTGGTGGCCAGCAATGATGCTCACTTTCTGCACGCCGAGGATCACAGCGCGCACGACATTCTCCTCTGCATCGGGCTCGGAAAGGACCACGACGACGAGAACCGGATGCGCTACGACGAGGGGCTCTACTTCAAGTCGGGCCCCGAAATGGCCGAGCGCTTTCCGGACCATCCCGAAGTGCTGGAGAATACGCTGGCGATCGCCGACCAGGTCGACGTCTCCTTCGAAAAGAAATACTTCCTGCCCGAGTTTCCCATTCCCGGGGACCATAAGGACAGTGACGGCTATCTGCGGCATCTGAGCATCGAGGGGGCGAAGCAGCGCTACGGCGATCCGCTTCCCGACGAAGTGCGCGCGCGCCTTGACTATGAGCTCGACGTCATCGCCGAAACGGGCTACGCGGGATATTTCCTCATTACCTGGGACTTCATGCGCTGGGCCCGCGAACACGGTGTTCCGGTCGGGCCCGGACGGGGCTCCGCCGCCGGTTCGCTGGTGGCCTACTCGCTCTGGATCACCAATATCGATCCCCTGGAGTTCGGACTCCTCTTCGAGCGCTTCCTGAATCCGGAGCGCAAGGAGATGCCGGACATCGACATCGACTTCTGCTTCGAGCGCAGGGGCGAGGTGATCGACTATGTGCGGCGCAAATACGGCCGCGACGCCGTGGGACAGATCATCACCTTCGGCACCATGAAGTCGCGCGCGGTGGTGCGGGATGTAGGCCGGACTCTCGGCTTCAAGCCGAGCGAGACCGACCGCATCGCCAAGATGATCCCCAATCAGCCGGGCCAGGCGCTGACCATTGCGCAGGCGCTGGAGAAGATATCCGACGTCAGGGAGCTGTACCGGACGGACGAGCGCTATCGGAAGCTCTTCGACTATTCGCGCACGCTGGAGGGACTGAGCCGGCACGCGTCGGTGCACGCCGCCGGGGTGGTGATCGCGCCCGGACCGCTCTCCGACTATGTGCCCGTGTGCGTCCAGTCGCGCGGGAGCGGGGTGCGCGGGAACGGCGCGACCCAGGCGCCGGCGAAACAGGGACAGTCACGCGACGGCCCCGCGGATGACGTGGACGTGGTCACGCAGTATGACATGAACTGCGTGGACGACGCGGGCATGCTCAAGATGGACTTTCTGGGGCTCCGCACCCTCACCATCATCCACGACGCGGTCGAACTGGTGAAGGCGAAGTACGGGGCGCTGCGCCACCCGGAAACGGGCGCGGTCTATCCGACCATGGACGACGTTCCACTGGACGACG is a genomic window of Gammaproteobacteria bacterium containing:
- a CDS encoding glycosyltransferase family 9 protein, which gives rise to MPTSLFALPDAPRAILLVRLSARGDVLLASPVVQALRRRYPKAHIAWAVESHARSMIEHHEDLDEIIVWDRAAWKSMIRAGRWGALWRAFRELRARLRAPGFDIALDLQGLLRSGWVAWLSGARVRIGLGSKEGSWMLMTGTVPRHGTAPGSTSLQYPYFADALGLPDDALALHLVLSDGEEDFAARFIADHGLEGGYAALAPFTTRPQKHWFEDRWGEIAGRIRAELGLPVVILGGPADREAARRIAAAGVEPKGPGRASGVPEDRRAGDETTGSGSPPLIIDLTGRTRLGEAAAVVRHAGLFLGVDTCLSHVSVAFRRPSVLLFGSNIPYREAPHARARIALELQPCAPCGNRPTCDGAFWCMQALEVDEVFDLARTVAQQR
- the dnaE gene encoding DNA polymerase III subunit alpha encodes the protein MSFVHLHCHSEFSLLDGANRITDLVRKAKEFEMPALALTDHGCLFGAWTFRKAAEKEGVRPIIGMEAYVAPGDRRHKEPMRVGGREIRKPYYHLVLLARDREGYQNLIKLSSIGYLEGFYYKPRIDREVIARHSAGLICTSACMAGEVARRLAEDDREAAREAAEWHANVFGDRYFLEVQGHDTPGQDTVNEKVFRLAGETGLPVVASNDAHFLHAEDHSAHDILLCIGLGKDHDDENRMRYDEGLYFKSGPEMAERFPDHPEVLENTLAIADQVDVSFEKKYFLPEFPIPGDHKDSDGYLRHLSIEGAKQRYGDPLPDEVRARLDYELDVIAETGYAGYFLITWDFMRWAREHGVPVGPGRGSAAGSLVAYSLWITNIDPLEFGLLFERFLNPERKEMPDIDIDFCFERRGEVIDYVRRKYGRDAVGQIITFGTMKSRAVVRDVGRTLGFKPSETDRIAKMIPNQPGQALTIAQALEKISDVRELYRTDERYRKLFDYSRTLEGLSRHASVHAAGVVIAPGPLSDYVPVCVQSRGSGVRGNGATQAPAKQGQSRDGPADDVDVVTQYDMNCVDDAGMLKMDFLGLRTLTIIHDAVELVKAKYGALRHPETGAVYPTMDDVPLDDARVYEMLARGGTSGVFQFESALATGKLRAMRCDRFEDLVATNALIRPGPLDSGMTDVYIRRKLGQEPVTYPHPELEELLEPTYGIIVYQEQVMRIVNILAGYSLGEADVVRKAVGKKIPELIRAELATFRERATGKGVDPQVAGELADQIETFGRYGFNRAHSAGYSLLSYHTAWLKCHYPAEFMAALLSSVLSNTDQVVKYILESRELHRSIPGLEEPLELLPPDVNESGWKFTVTGGAQIRFGLGAVRGVGAAAVESVLAARAEGGRFETLFDFLDRIDTRALNKRACEALIAAGALDAFGHRGQLVAGLDIAYADVNARQADREAGQESLFGGLEEADDPAPELPAVREWPERKRLAQEKEALGFFISGHPLDRFSDAVHVFRGVNTSTLGRHANASVEIPCVVTQVQRQISRRDSSEWGRITIEDFHGTAQVLAFRDAWAAGRETLQQDAVVLIRGKVSGRERDEDDPPIFLDEVEVLNDVLTSGRLALRIALDGKAEVPDDAFARAKKMLGEHPGDAPVEVLWRPGNGERDRRLRSRTLNVDPGPGTLRELREVLGQTRVELVRA